aaaaaatcttcccgggggagcatgcccccggacccccctagaggaggtgaggaccctcctagaagaggtgaggacccccctagagggggttaggtccactccccacttataaaaatagcactttaccactacaccctctctaatctcagatgcaccccgagtcattttgttctggaaccgggcctgcccgcgattaaattgagttctgacacccctgctgtaatcCCAACACGATAGACATCAGTTGTCATCAACTTCTCACTGACTAGGGGGAACAATGATGTCCCACAGAAGAACAGGGATTgttaggcccattcccaaaccgccccctacaccctacccctcagTTTGCgagttcacgcggagggtccgccatattaagggctgttccaaaccaacgagtgtggagcggtgtggagggggagccctcaaacagcgagtctgcatcagtgctgacttgagaccggtctctacctgaccggagtcaacgctgtgtgtccgtcaggaaacaaactgttaagtagttccagcaaacatccactgataaactgcgatgttaacaacctcatatttttaacttaggatcaaacctgtgtttcgtctagaaaaaggtaaatgtgtgcattttattataaagttgtgtatatttacagactgttgcaaaaaccaaGAAGCTTATAAagatcaggtttaaaactaaaagagctttacaaaaaagtaacacaatgaaagatgtttgtagttttatttgagttattaatttacattttgtgtctaagagatgctgatttgaaaccgttgttacatacagttacggcatttcccgTTTCTgccagagagaggggaggccgtcccaaagcttgctgctgtatttactccctccatctgacaggagggagcctcgttgagctgcgtgtggctacagacggagttcactccgtcaccgaggggtagggtcgagggagtggtttgggattgggccttagtCACTCTTTTACCGACCACATTACAAGTAATTCAGTGCAAGTTACTGAGAAATTCTCCTTGTTCAGAGAATGAAAAACTCTAAAAAGCTAGCCTACCCTATAATCAGATATCATTTTAATTCACTACAGATTGTTTAACAGAGAAGGTTCGGTTGTCACAATACTTTGCTTGAGCAATTACTGTATACCTAAGGTCCACGTGTACTCCAAAAATATTAAATGAAATTTCATGCATTCTTGTCCTTTACCAAGATTTCTTTTGCATGTTGCTTTTGCTGCCAATAGTGACTGTAGGTCAGACTTCGCCTAAATACAGCTGCAGAAGAATTTGGAGGGACTCAATCTGGAAAAAGAAGAATGCATTCTGAAAACATGTAGAATAGCACATTTTAAAGTCAGACATAATCTCCAGCGACACTGAATTTAGAGGCTTGGCATCATGTTGTTTATTTTTTagaacatatttatataaaacatttgacaaacgcTCATACAGTTCAGCCTTCAAAGCAATGAAGGTCAAACATTTATGAAAAATATGTTAATCAGGAGGAGAAGTATACAACTTGACACAAATTCTTGCTGACACCCATGCTAGTCATGGCACCTCACATTATCTAGCCATGTAGACAGGAAATGCTTCAGGCTACAGACACTAAATAGAACGACCCTTTCACTGTGCTCAACATTGATTACTGATGATGTGCCATCCAACAGAATTTGTTTTAATTAAGCTGACTGCCTCCAGAATTTCTACAGCTCGTGTTCTGTTCCCACGGTGGAGTAATGTGTACAATACAATTTGTCCTTTATGTGAAGTTCAAAGGTCACGCCCACAGAATGTCACTGGGTTTTGGGTTGCACAAAGGATccgccttttttattttttgaatcTGTCCAGAGCAGATTTCTTGCTCGATAACAACACCTCCTTCTTCtccctctccttcctctcctttTCAATCTTCATTTTGTCCTCTGAAGATTGCTGTACTGTCTCCTGAGGGGTAAACGAGTCAAAAGAAACGAGAAATGAGCCAAACAGTGCAGATATTGCAGAAAGATCACACTCAAACGTATATCTCTGATTACTTACCCTCAGGTCCTCATTAGCCACTTGTCTCTTGCGCCTTTCAATACTGCCGGCAGAACTACGACCCTTCTTCTTATACCTGGGAATAAACTTTTCTTTGGCAAGTGGATCAAAGCCCTAGGAAGACAAAACAGACTTTTAGAAAGGTGGATACATGCTATGATTCAGTATATAAAAATGAACAGATCTAAAATCAAATGTGTGCTACTAGGATAGTTCCAGATACTAACCAGAGCTTGGACCCTGTCTTGGTGCTTCTGCTGGGAGGTGGCTAGGTCCACCTGTCCCAACTCAGTGGGGTCGAGGGTGATGAGCTCTGGGTGGATCTTCTCCAGCAGGGCCTTAACCTCCCATTCCTGCCTCTGCTTAGCACTGCGATATGGATTTGAATCCAGACCGTCGAAGTTGGGCTCTCCCGCACctgtaaatataaataaagagTTCATTAATGGCAGCTGATACGATTGGTTCAACCCATCAGGGCCACATTGAGCTTAACAAATATTTTCTTACATCACACTCTCCTCATTTTGAGACTTATTTGAAATAAGGAATATCGAAATCCAGTCATACCTGGTATGAGCATGCTGGTGAAACCCTCTCCGTGCCCCACCCCGAGGACATCCTCAAATGGACAGAAGTGCATCCCCCAAACTGTTCTTTGAACTCTGTGAGCCATGTAGGGTTTAGTGACTGGAGTGCTCCACACGTCTCTGTACACCTGCAGGGAGAGTTTCAGACACAGATTAGGTGACAGGAGGGTCAAAAGTTGCACTCTCATGCATGTTTCATCAAAATGACTTTGTGCGATGTCAGAGGTAATGTATAGTCACAAGGTGCAAAATGTCAgcagtttttttttattctatCTTTGGCCAGAAGAAGTCACTGCAGACCTTGTTCAGAGCAGACGTTTTGGCTTGTCACAGCAGGAAAATCCcacgtgtttatttttaactgaGTTTTGCTGATGTGACAGAAAAATGAGGTCTCGTGTTGTTTGAACACTCACTGCCCTTAGATTACTTATCCCAAAACGTCCACTAGTTTCCAAACAATCTCTTAGAACAGAGCAAAAAGGAAACTTTAGATTCCTTCAATGGACAATGTTCATTATTAAATGGTATTAATTAAGAATTTAGGAAATCAGTCAGTCAGAGTTCAGCAGCAGAACAGGTCAGTTAAGCAGTACAACATGTGACATGTATATACAGTTTCCAATTATAGATAAAAAGGAATCAGTATTTTCTTTCAACAAAATTCATGTTGAAATCTCCTTTTAATTTAACGCAACATGTGACTCAGAACTGTGTCTCCATTTTCTTAAAATTAGCTCCTGATTGCACTGCTCTTCACAGGAAACATACTTTGTAAGGACATTTTGGTAAAGTAAGTAAAACAGCATGTTGCCATCCAGCAATGTCATTCTTTTGGTGACACTATCAGTACATTCAAATGTCTGTGATTACAACATTTTCCTCTGAACAACAGTGTTTCTGCTGATCATAACCAGACGTTTTCACTTGATAACACACACCAAATgcatcacttcctgtgtggaAGGCCTGATCATGTTCCGATGAGAGCTCAGGATCTGTGCAGTGTGGTGCAGATAATGACCTGAACAATGTCCCCAGTGGCAGCTGACAGCAGCCCCCTCTGGCTCAGGGACAGACAGGATGCTCCAGCAGGAAGGAAGTAGGACTTGAGGGGCTTGAAGGCTCTAATGTCGTATACCTTCAGCTTTTTATCCATACCAGATGTCACCATGTATCTGCCAAGAGGAGAGCACAACGAAAGATTgctctctggtggacattcaGAAAACTGCAGCTCACAACAAAACATATATTAGTTATTCAACCTGACTGTAAAGTATTTCAGCATGTatggcaggggtgcccaaccttttttgaaccgagagctacttttaaagttgccagtctgccgagatc
This Pseudochaenichthys georgianus chromosome 7, fPseGeo1.2, whole genome shotgun sequence DNA region includes the following protein-coding sequences:
- the wdr46 gene encoding WD repeat-containing protein 46, encoding METYFDLKLSQFGPYRLDYSRTGRHLLLGGRRGHIACIDWQTKRLMCEINVMESINDVKWLHSEAMYAVAQKKWLYIYDSNGIELHCIRKFNDVLRMQFLPYHFLLATVSATSFLQYLDVSVGKEVAAINTKTGRLDVMCQNPQNAIVHLGHSNGTVTLWSPNQKEALVKMLCHQGAVRSVAVDKTGTYMVTSGMDKKLKVYDIRAFKPLKSYFLPAGASCLSLSQRGLLSAATGDIVQVYRDVWSTPVTKPYMAHRVQRTVWGMHFCPFEDVLGVGHGEGFTSMLIPGAGEPNFDGLDSNPYRSAKQRQEWEVKALLEKIHPELITLDPTELGQVDLATSQQKHQDRVQALGFDPLAKEKFIPRYKKKGRSSAGSIERRKRQVANEDLRETVQQSSEDKMKIEKERKEREKKEVLLSSKKSALDRFKK